Genomic window (Coffea eugenioides isolate CCC68of unplaced genomic scaffold, Ceug_1.0 ScVebR1_3323;HRSCAF=4519, whole genome shotgun sequence):
gtctGAGATGCCGAACAAGTTGTGGAGACTTATTTCACCTTTACAAGGTCATTGGAGGGCTTGACGAGGTGCGATGTGGTAAGGAAAGGCACAAAaaactcttttttctttattaaaaaacATACAAATTGCACTAATAATGGCTGAAAATGCATTCAACATGCAATAGTAAACAATCGTTAGATGCAAGATATATACAAGTTAACAAAAATTATCTTAGTACCTCTGATATATTCCAAATTCGGATAAATCATCTTCCCCCAATTAATATATGTGCATATCATCATTGTCAATAAATATTTATGCATAAGATTCCCGTTAGATTTTATATTGAAGTGGTTCAAGCTCCAAATCTAGTTTTAGACTTGAGAAAATAAGTTAAGAAATTCAAGATTTGACATACAAATCTGAAAAGCTCTCAAATCTAACAAAACAAGATATAAAATTATCTAAATAAAACTCTCACTAAGATATCTTAGTAGAGAAGAAAATTCTCACTAGATAGTCTCACTATACTTTATtagacattaaaaaaaaaaaaagagagaagtcAAACAGAGGGAGGAAGGCATTCCCCCATGGAGGAAAAAACAAGGGAAAACCgccaatttggtccctaaacatTTTCACTAACGCCAATTTGGTCCCTTAAAGGTTTTTACTATGAAATTAGTCCTCAAAGTAAAATATTTACGCCAATTAAGGACCTGCGTCACAGCACCGCTCCAAACTTGTCTCTTATTGAAGTAGATGGCGGTCCATTCAGGGGCTTTTTGGGCACTTCATGCCaagataaaaaattaaacatagcAAATGAAAACCCAGATGGAGAAGAGAGGTGGTCCAATTTAGCCAAATTAGGGTCTTGAGCAGATCTCATTCTAAAATGTCTTTAAATTCCTCTTTTCGAACGCACAATAGGAGGAGAAATATGGATGAGGGGTCGTCCAGTTCAGCCACCAATGGAGATCTAAGGAACAGGACATATCACACTTCAACTCTTGGAGGATTCAGTGGTCAAAAGGTTGAAAACTACACTGAAGATGCCCGTGTGGAGTGCCATTGCCGAGAAGTATGCAAAATAGTTAGTTCGTGGACTACAGCAAATCCATCAAGAAGGTTTTACGGATGCAGAAATTACGGCGTAAGAGACCAAACTGGAATGGGATTTATTTGGattcattccttttttttaggctaattgttttttttattactaATCTGAGAATATATGATAATTTGCAGACGCGCCATGCTTGCAATTTCTTTTTATGGCACGATCCTCCCATGCCGGAGTACACCAAGAACGTGATGGTGAAATTGCTACGGGAGCTAAGAAAAGCAGAGGGGGAGAACAtggaaatgaagaaagaaataaaaaatatgaaaaaaaggaTGAAACTATTACTGTTGGTTGTGTTTGGCTGCTACATTTTATTAGTGATAGTGTTGAGTGACAATGCCAAAAAAGGCATGCAGAGCAAGGACTCATAATGTTGCAGTAGCTTAGGTAGTGCtgaattttgaacctagtttagAAAGCTATTGTGTTATGTATGACTATTGAAACATGGTTAGgtacttatttctcatgtttaATTTCAGAAGAGTTTTGCTTTGAATTTGAACAATCCCAACCTTGAAACCAAACTCTACAGTGACACAACAGCAAAACAACCAGCTATGACCGCAACTAAATATCAACTATGTCATactcaccaaaaaaaaaaaaattttgcagaGTTTTGCTTTCATTTTTAAGAATCCTAACTAGCAACCAAATACATAGgccctgtttggaacctgaattttttggaagtttgtctaaaactttacttagtgcactgtagaagtttatgaaaaaattttttaagatgaaaaacttttttttttctttctttcctctcttcttctgcttcttcCTTCCCTCTCCCCCTTCCCTCCCTCGTCACCTCTGCCTCCAACATTGAAGAAGCAGCAGACAAggtccaaaatttttttttctaagaaGGCTGTGCGGCTTTTGTACCTTGCAAATTTTGAACACTTCACTGTCATAAGGTGTGCCTGAAGACGTCATCATCTACCCTCTTTTTACGTCATCTTCCTCTGCCTTGGTTCTGGTTGTCTTCCTTTTTCTCCTCTACTGCAAAATGTATGCTGTAACAATGAAGCTTTACTGCAAAACGGAATAGTTGGGAAGGATCAACTTTCTCTTTTAAAAGCTTTCTGCATCTCGTTATACAAAGCCTATTAGCAGGGACCATCACTTACTGAATTTTGTCCATTACTGTAGAGGCACCTTTATTCCTTTTGCCTCGACTTCAAAATAATCAGCTCATCATCTCCTTTTCATTTTCCCCAAATGCTTttcgcttttttttttatgtttttgaacATGTCCCTCTTTTGTTCTTTGCGCCTACATTTTTGCTTCATGATCTAAAACACCGATGAAAATTTCCCATGGAAAGAAGACAAGAAGTTTCCCACGGAAATACCAGTCTCCATCTCACAAGGCCCGCGCCAAATCAGACTTTGAAAAGCTTAAAgccattttatttcttttttccagagagggagagggggaggggaggagagggggagaggagaaaggaaagaaaaaggatgCCGGTGCCGGAATAGGTGACCAGCGCCGGAAATAGTGGCGGAGGTGGTAGTCGGCGATGAAGGTGTTGTGGATCCGGGTgggggagaaagaagaagaaaagagaaagttTTGTGTGTATTAGATATTTTGTAGTGTGTAagttaaaaaatttgataagtttttttggggttcctgtagcaaaagttgttaaaaaactagtagcaaACAAACTTACCCAAAAACTTGGGTTCCAAACAGGGCTATAGTACATTAAGGTTTTTTCAGATAACAACTTGAgcaataaaaaatttaagaacCTGCCAATGAGTATCATTCCAACCATTAACAAAAAAGGGATATGTTCATATGAGTTGGACATGATCGttaggtaccaaaataatagcataaTTCCAACAAACTAAATGTTCCAACTAATATGATTTAACTAGGGAACTAGGATACATGTTCCATAAGTAGGCTCACAAACAATGTTTAGCCAAATATTGTTAGCCAAAATACATAAGTAGGCTCAAAAAACTGCCTTCAGTCCCTATATTCTCCAACTAATATATTGATCAACTTTGGATGTGAGCTACTGCAGCTACTTGCCATTACTCATAACTAGCTAGATGGTCTTCAGTTCTGGGTTCATTCTCCTCGTCTAGATCATCTATGAGCTTGTGTGCCTgcataaacatgcaagtataAGTGTGTTGTTATAAAGAAAGTATGCAAAGTAGAAACAATTTTTCATCTCATAAACTAACCTTCTACTTTATCCTGCGTTTTTTCCCAACTAACTCAACATATGGGCCATAAGCATCCATAGATGACTTCCATATTCTTCAACATTGTGCTTGATATGTAGGACATGTTTTCCTGTTATGTCCTGGAGCTCGACAAATTCTGCATTTTACGGTCTTTGTCTTTTGTTCAGGAACTTGACTAGGAGCCGAAGATGTCAACTCTATTGTTTCAGCTAGTTCTTGAACTTCAGTTCGTGCGCATGAAGCTACAAGggaaaataataattatcaGTGGCTACATAGATGCAATTAACATGCGAGTTGTAATTTGAGTAAGGAGCAACTATGTCCTGCACCTCCAGCAGCTTGTTTTCCAACTGTATAGCTTTGCCAAGCATGATGTTGATGAGCTTCTGGCTGTTTTTGAAAAGCTGGTTGTGCGTTAGACACATTAGGACATAACCCCTCTGTTTAGAGAAAACATTAGCCAATAGACTTAATAATACTCAGAATAGTGTAGGTGTTTGGTAGGAATAACAAACCAACTGTTGAAGTATTTCTCTCATTTGCACAACTTTGCTCGCTGTTATGGATTTTTGGGCAAGTTCTTCTATTGTGACTCAACTCTTGACAATTTTTGCACCTATTACTTTTGAAAGATGGCCCCTTACTGCTACCATGTGTAGTTAACTGTTCCAGTGGTATAAGTCGGGGGCATTTTCTTTTAGTGTGTCCTTTTTCATGGCAGTTTGAACAACTCAGTGGACATACTCCTGCTCTTGACAACTTTGTAACTCCATTACTGCCTTTTCGAGGTTCATCCAGTTCCCTTCGACTTGCTTTCTTAGGCCTTCCAGGAAGTCTCACTTTCTTAGGTGGCAGTACAAGTTCATTGGTCGAGGATTTCCACGCATTTGGACCACTTATTGGAGCAATAGCAGGTTCATATGCAGCCAAGTACGCCTCCCTTGAATAACACTTGTGTACATAGTCCTCTGGTTTGCCACGGGAAAGTGAAATACATGCAGTGGCATGACAACAAGGCAAGTCTGTGAGCTCCCACTTTCTACAAGTACACATACACTTGTCTAGGTCTACCACATAGGTTCCCCCATAGATGTGTTGGACTTCAAATCTTTTGTCAACTGACTATCGAGCAATATTGGCGGCACACTCAGTTTTTGCCTTTTCCAACTTGTTCTGAATTTTTGGGCAAATGTCATTAGTCCGTTTCTTCATCCATTCTCTTTTTGTCCTTAATCTTTCCATGAGATAAACTCTAATGTTCTCAAGCATACCAAGAATTGGTTTTTCTCTGGCCTTTAGGATGGCTGAGTTGAAACTCTCACATAAGTTATTCAATAGAATATCACACTTTGCTGCTTCTCTAAAGTGTGATCTTGACCAGTGTGCTAGATTAGTGTTGTCTAGCAGCTACCTATGAGCATTGCGATCATACTCTCTTAAAATTTCCATTTCAGATTCAAATCTCCTCATATAGGATGACCGTGCACACGCCCAAAATCTATTCTTAATGGATTGTCCAGGGTGCAACTTCTTCATGTTGTTGTGTAGGTGCCGTACACAATGTCTATGCTCTACTCTGGAATCACTTCTTCAATAGTAGATCCTAAACCCTGCAAGTGTAGACCAATAAACAAAAGATGAATCATTGAAATAggacaaaaaaaaaggcagcaAGCATAAGCAGCAGAATGTTACCTTTTGCCTATCACTAATGATAGTCCAGCTCTTCTGTTCAGAAATTGACAAATCATACTTCAAGAATTCTATGAACCACTTCCAAGAATTTTTATTTTCGACCTCCACCACGGCATAAGCAACAGGATAAATGCAGTCATTTGCATCAATACCAACTGTTGTTAACAATATTCCTAGATGGGGACCCTTCAAGTGACAAACATCCACCTCAATCACACGTCTACAACCAACTTTGAACCCTCTTTTCAACGCTTCAAAGCATATATACAATCTTAAAAATCTATCCTTACCACTGCTTTCGTCAAGTATGGTCTCCATATGCACTGTTGTCTCGGGATTACATGTAAGCAGTTCTTCACAATAGTCCCACAGCTTTCTGTATTGATTTTTGTAACTACCATGAATCAACAACTTGGCCTTCATGAAAGTCTTGCTTGCCTGGTGCTTAGTGATGTTGACATTGAGTTCAAGGTGAACTTTTTCCATGAATTGTGCAactgtcaccttcttattcagcCTAAGGAATTCCATGTAATGTCTACTTAAGAAACCTGAATTGGCCCTTTTGTGATAACATGTCCTACCACAATGACAAGGTGGTCCCATGGTTCGTATGACAAATGCATCATTATTAGCCTCTTTAGAAGCATAAATGAACCAGCTGCAATTTGCATCCTTGCAATTAGCCCTCATTCTTCTAATATCATTCTTTTTCCATTGAAAAACTTTTCCCCATTTCACACCACAGTAATCAACTGCTCTCTTGAAGATTTGTTTATCGTCGAATAACAACCCAGCATAAAATTTTGGTTCTGCCATGTCAATTTCAGGCCTAAACCTGATATATCTTGGCTTCCTTATTCTTAAACTGTCCTCATCCGAGGACTCACAGCAGTTATTTAGATCCTCAGTGTTGATTGTGGCTGATTCTTCATGCACTACAATGGGATCTCCACCATATAGATTCAAGTCATCCTCGTCAGCCCCATTTTTGTTACTTTCTTGTTTGCATGCTGCTGTTTTTCCTAGTGCATCAACATTGATTTTGTGGCATTATTTTGACTACCTTGAGTCTCTCCATCAGCAAGTGTTTCTCCTATTTTCTGATCAACCCATTTTTGCTACTTTCTTATTTGCATGCTGCTGTTTTTCCTATTGTATCATCGGTTGGTTTTATGGCATTATTTTTACTACCTTGAGTCTCTCCACCAGCAAGTGTTTATCCCATTTTCTGATCAGTTTTTACCTCTTTTTTAGTACTAGCAACAACTTTTGGAAAAATCACATCATCTTCATCTTTGCTAAAGTCATAATCACTATCATGAAAACTTTCAGCATCAGTAGACTCTAATTCTGCATCATCATCAACAATGCAGTCATCTTCTTCCTCAATAACTTCAACTGGCACTGTAGTATCTTTAAAGGTAGTGCAATCATCGAAGGTTATGTCAATATAACAACAATCTTCTTTTGACACACTAGACTTAGCCGCACCAACATTACACCTTTCTAATTTACTCTCCAACAGCCTAATATGAAATTCTTGCACCAAATATAGTTCAACATCACCAATTTGGCTTCCTATGACAGCCATATCTA
Coding sequences:
- the LOC113757788 gene encoding uncharacterized protein LOC113757788, which codes for MAVIGSQIGDVELYLVQEFHIRLLESKLERCNVGAAKSSVSKEDCCYIDITFDDCTTFKDTTVPVEVIEEEDDCIVDDDAELESTDAESFHDSDYDFSKDEDDVIFPKVVARKTAACKQESNKNGADEDDLNLYGGDPIVVHEESATINTEDLNNCCESSDEDSLRIRKPRYIRFRPEIDMAEPKFYAGLLFDDKQIFKRAVDYCGVKWGKVFQWKKNDIRRMRANCKDANCSWFIYASKEANNDAFVIRTMGPPCHCGRTCYHKRANSGFLSRHYMEFLRLNKKVTVAQFMEKVHLELNVNITKHQASKTFMKAKLLIHGSYKNQYRKLWDYCEELLTCNPETTVHMETILDESSGKDRFLRLYICFEALKRGFKVGCRRVIEVDVCHLKGPHLGILLTTVGIDANDCIYPVAYAVVEVENKNSWKWFIEFLKYDLSISEQKSWTIISDRQKGLGSTIEEVIPE